A genomic region of Haliotis asinina isolate JCU_RB_2024 chromosome 1, JCU_Hal_asi_v2, whole genome shotgun sequence contains the following coding sequences:
- the LOC137256463 gene encoding uncharacterized protein, protein MVTGVQTSKTQNEKSSNRLDEPPGTGPPTDPIRSCRYCGAADHVVAGCQEFRVLRFEDKTQRLHTRVAESIKLRDGHYEIDLPFKNKEVHFPDNYSLAYKRLTELKKRMEKDIQFHQEYTAFIEKVCEKGYAEAIPGDEPEPSNGHKWYIPHHGVYHPKKKKLRVWISELPRLTEISIPRCYKPCDFDAVTSSQLHIFADASNQGYGVAAYLIMSKARVAPLKRVTIPRLELTAACVGVRLAHIIKKELQYELNKTFFWTDSISTIRYIQNESSRFRTFVANRTEVIRDGSQPRQWQYIPTQLNPTDAASRALNYDEFIQMDQWFHGPSFLWNPESKWPSHTELPEISPDDPEVKKTVNAAVTSKCIESVERLLNYSSSWMKLKRVVSVYLLLKETLQRKVHEKQNLNSQHEHEDCTLPAKEATYFSVLMFHKAEIAIIHERAVHLEVAFTLDTNSCINAFRCFFARRGYPKRIRSDNGTNLVGCEKEMREEIKRWNLHQINKVCTQRDVVWEFSPPSGSHHGGIWERMIRTIRRILYSLLHDQVVHSDDEGLQTVFCEVESTINNRPITTVSSDLRDLTPSTPNHLLLLHGNQLMPPGLFCKDECYARKRWRQIQYIADVFWRRWSREYITMQQERQKWTREQKNVAVNDIVLVMDNLPRNAWCLGRILEVFPDKKGHVRVVVVKTQNATLRRPVDKLCVITENDDIKK, encoded by the exons ATGGTTACTGGAGTTCAGACATCCAAGACACAGAATGAGAAGTCATCAAACAGGCTTGATGAACCTCCAGGCACAGGTCCACCTACTGATCCAATACGAAGCTGCAGATACTGTGGTGCTGCTGATCATGTTGTCGCTGGATGTCAAGAATTTAGAGTCTTAAGATTTGAAGACAAGACCCA ACGCCTTCACACCAGAGTTGCAGAATCAATCAAGTTAAGAGATGGACACTATGAAATTGACCTTCCTTTCAAAAACAAAGAAGTACACTTTCCAGATAACTATTCGCTCGCCTACAAGAGGTTGACTGAACTTAAGAAAAGGATGGAAAAGGATATACAGTTTCATCAAGAATACACTGCCTTCATTGAGAAGGTGTGTGAGAAGGGCTATGCTGAAGCTATTCCTGGTGACGAGCCAGAACCAAGCAACGGACATAAGTGGTACATTCCACATCATGGGGTGTATCATCCCAAGAAGAAGAAGTTGCGTGTG TGGATATCGGAGCTTCCTCGACTGACAGAAATAAGTATTCCAAGATGCTACAAGCCATGTGATTTTGATGCAGTGACTTCTAGTCAGTTACACATCTTCGCAGATGCCAGCAATCAAGGATACGGTGTAGCTGCATATCTGATTATGTCCAAGGCCAGAGTAGCACCACTGAAGCGTGTTACAATCCCAAGACTGGAATTGACAGCTGCTTGTGTCGGTGTACGATTGGCTCACATTATCAAGAAAGAACTTCAGTATGagctgaataaaacatttttctgGACAGACAGTATAAGCACAATCAGATATATCCAGAATGAATCTTCTCGCTTCAGAACATTTGTGGCCAACAGAACTGAAGTCATTAGAGATGGTTCGCAACCCAGACAGTGGCAGTACATCCCAACTCAGTTGAATCCAACTGATGCAGCATCCAGGGCTTTGAACTATGATGAATTTATTCAGATGGATCAGTGGTTTCATGGACCCTCATTCCTTTGGAATCCCGAGAGTAAGTGGCCATCACATACTGAACTACCAGAGATCAGCCCTGATGATCCCGAAGTAAAGAAAACTGTAAATGCTGCGGTGACAAGTAAATGTATAGAGTCAGTTGAAAGACTTCTCAACTATAGCTCCTCTTGGATGAAACTGAAACGGGTTGTCAGCGTGTATTTGCTGTTGAAAGAAACTCTGCAAAGGAAAGTGCATGAAAAACAGAACTTGAATTCTCAACACGAACATGAAGACTGCACCTTGCCAGCAAAAGAAGCTACTTACTTCTCGGTTCTGATGTTTCATAAAGCCGAGATAGCCATCATTCA TGAGAGAGCCGTGCACCTGGAAGTGGCCTTCACTCTTGACACAAACTCCTGTATCAATGCCTTCCGTTGCTTCTTTGCTCGAAGAGGATATCCGAAACGCATCAGATCAGATAACGGCACAAACCTTGTTGGATGTGAAAAAGAAATGAGAGAGGAGATCAAAAGGTGGAATCTTCACCAAATCAACAAGGTGTGTACTCAGAGAGATGTAGTATGGGAGTTCAGTCCACCTTCAGGGTCACATCACGGTGGCATATGGGAAAGGATGATTAGAACTATCAGACGGATTCTGTATTCTCTGTTACATGACCAAGTAGTTCACTCTGATGATGAAGGCCTTCAAACAGTATTTTGTGAGGTGGAATCGACCATAAACAATCGCCCAATCACAACAGTGTCCAGTGACCTCAGAGACTTGACTCCATCAACACCGAATCACCTGCTCCTGTTACATGGCAACCAACTGATGCCTCCTGGACTCTTCTGCAAAGATGAATGCTACGCCAGAAAAAGATGGAGACAGATTCAGTATATAGCAGACGTCTTCTGGCGTCGATGGTCACGAGAATACATCACAATGCAGCAAGAGCGACAAAAGTGGACTCGTGAACAGAAGAACGTTGCTGTGAATGATATTGTTCTTGTGATGGACAACTTGCCTCGTAATGCCTGGTGTTTGGGACGAATCCTTGAGGTATTCCCAGACAAAAAGGGACACGTTCGTGTTGTGGTTGTGAAGACACAAAATGCGACGCTGCGGCGTCCTGTGGACAAACTATGCGTTATCACTGAAAATGACGATATTAAGAAGTGA